One part of the Aspergillus luchuensis IFO 4308 DNA, chromosome 5, nearly complete sequence genome encodes these proteins:
- a CDS encoding SNAP receptor PEP12 (COG:U;~EggNog:ENOG410PK1B;~InterPro:IPR000727,IPR006011,IPR010989,IPR006012;~PFAM:PF05739,PF14523;~TransMembrane:1 (i252-272o);~go_component: GO:0016020 - membrane [Evidence IEA];~go_function: GO:0005484 - SNAP receptor activity [Evidence IEA];~go_process: GO:0006886 - intracellular protein transport [Evidence IEA];~go_process: GO:0016192 - vesicle-mediated transport [Evidence IEA]) encodes MSFDRLNSLEAQPTTFRRSDDPQYRDDPEFHRLTEGLSNQLFTLTSNITRLSDQIALLGTRRDTERVRERVHKLLEDTRAGFRDVADGIKKVQTWEDVSPSQKWTQQKLSSEFKATLEEFQTVQRRALEKQRASAAAARTAVDEAEPGAGGDHQQQQQQEQLLEEQPRLANQDEVDFQEALIIEREAEIRNIEQSVGELNELFRDVAHIVHEQGGQLDIISENVERVGDDTRGANVELRSASRYQKNARNKACCLLVILAVILTIIVLAATLG; translated from the exons ATGTCGTTTGATCGCTTGAACTCGCTAGAGGCGCAGCCTACAACTTTCCGTCGCTCCGACGATCCCCAATATCGCGATGACCCCGAATTCCATCGTTTGACCGAGGGTCTCTCCAACCAACTGTTTACCCTGACCTCCAACATCACTCGGTTGTCCGATCAGATTGCCCTTCTGGGAACGAGGCGAGACACCGAGCGTGTGCGCGAGAGAGTCCACAAGCTCCTGGAGGATACTCGGGCGGGATTCAGGGATGTCGCAGATGGGATCAAGAAGGTCCAAACATGGGAGGATGTCAGT CCCTCCCAAAAATGGACTCAACAGAAGCTATCGTCCGAATTCAAAGCTACCTTGGAAGAGTTCCAGACCGTTCAGCGTCGTGCCTTGGAGAAGCAACGAGcgtctgcagcagcagctcggACTGCCGTAGACGAAGCGGAGCCTGGCGCCGGGGGTgatcaccagcagcagcaacagcaagagCAACTGTTGGAGGAACAGCCCCGCCTCGCGAACCAGGATGAAGTGGACTTCCAGGAGGCCCTCATTATCGAGCGCGAGGCTGAGATCCGCAACATCGAGCAGAGTGTTGGCGAACTCAATGAACTGTTCCGGGACGTGGCTCACATTGTTCATGAGCAAGGTGGACAGCTCGACATTATCAGTGAGAATGTCGAAAGAGTCGGCGATGACACTCGTGGAGCAAACGTCGAGCTCCGTAGCGCCAGCCGATACCAGAAGAATGCGCGCAATAAGGCCTGCTGTCTGCTTGTCATTCTTGCTGTTATCCTTACTATCATCGTCCTGGCGGCAACCCTGGGATAG
- the CYT2 gene encoding cytochrome c1 heme lyase CYT2 (COG:C,O;~EggNog:ENOG410PK4M;~InterPro:IPR000511;~PFAM:PF01265;~go_component: GO:0005739 - mitochondrion [Evidence IEA];~go_function: GO:0004408 - holocytochrome-c synthase activity [Evidence IEA]) encodes MGAGASTPSPEPPAAGVCPVDHKTREAWLQQHQASGGAAPPHPLPSEGGQESKGKSQRPLSTDREVSSIPRAIDTTSQPSSADSSNAPASPYAATAASHGTPSNAEAETGHDPNTGNWIYPSERQFFEALVRKGNTPSSTTSASELATTVASIIPIHNAVNERAWQQILQWESRAPMSDPGSKKCGGPKLYAFRGLGVDPQFLSPRARINNLMGYQLPFDRHDWVVERCGGERIEYVIDFYQGKSSGANNAPGLAANAGPGKLSFYLDVRPKLNTVEGCRMRFSKFMGL; translated from the coding sequence ATGGGTGCCGGTGCAAGTACTCCGTCGCCCGAGCCGCCTGCGGCTGGTGTATGCCCTGTTGACCACAAAACCCGCGAGGCCTGgttgcagcagcaccaaGCATCTGGCGGCGCTgcacctcctcaccctctacCCTCCGAAGGTGGACAGGAATCGAAAGGCAAATCTCAGAGGCCTCTGTCGACCGACCGTGAAGTGAGCAGTATACCGCGCGCCATTGACACTACCTCCCAGCCGTCGAGTGCCGACTCGTCAAATGCGCCCGCGTCACCTTACGCTGCCACGGCCGCATCGCATGGCACCCCATCCAATGCAGAAGCTGAAACCGGTCATGACCCGAACACTGGAAACTGGATCTATCCGTCAGAACGGCAATTCTTCGAAGCTCTCGTGCGCAAGGGCAACACTCCTAGCTCTACAACCTCCGCCTCCGAACTAGCGACTACCGTCGCATCCATCATTCCTATCCATAACGCCGTCAATGAGCGCGCCTGGCAGCAGATCTTGCAATGGGAAAGCCGGGCCCCCATGTCGGACCCCGGTAGCAAGAAATGTGGAGGCCCAAAGCTGTATGCTTTCCGCGGTCTGGGTGTCGACCCGCAGTTCCTGAGCCCCCGCGCCCGTATAAATAACCTGATGGGCTACCAGCTTCCCTTTGATCGGCACGACTGGGTTGTGGAGAGATGTGGTGGTGAAAGGATCGAATATGTCATCGATTTCTACCAAGGGAAATCGTCGGGTGCAAACAATGCTCCCGGCCTGGCTGCCAATGCTGGACCCGGCAAGCTCAGCTTCTACCTGGATGTCCGGCCGAAACTGAACACAGTGGAGGGCTGCCGCATGAGATTCAGCAAGTTTATGGGACTGTAA
- the mvd1 gene encoding diphosphomevalonate decarboxylase MVD1 (BUSCO:EOG09263BG5;~COG:I;~EggNog:ENOG410PG2B;~InterPro:IPR006204,IPR036554,IPR020568,IPR005935, IPR041431,IPR029765,IPR014721;~PFAM:PF18376,PF00288;~go_component: GO:0005829 - cytosol [Evidence IEA];~go_function: GO:0004163 - diphosphomevalonate decarboxylase activity [Evidence IEA];~go_function: GO:0005524 - ATP binding [Evidence IEA];~go_function: GO:0016831 - carboxy-lyase activity [Evidence IEA];~go_process: GO:0008299 - isoprenoid biosynthetic process [Evidence IEA];~go_process: GO:0019287 - isopentenyl diphosphate biosynthetic process, mevalonate pathway [Evidence IEA]): MAAPADSQVFRATTTAPVNIAVIKYWGKRDAVLNLPTNSSLSVTLSQRSLRTLTTASCAPFYPAKDELTLNGKPQDIQSSKRTLACLASLRAHRRELEDANPSLPKLSTFPLRIVSENNFPTAAGLASSAAGFAALVRAVADLYQLPQSPRDLSRIARQGSGSACRSLMGGYVAWRAGSLEDGSDSLAEEVAPQSHWPEMRALILVVSAAKKDVPSTEGMQTTVATSNLFATRANTVVPERMAAIETAIQNRDFPAFAEITMRDSNGFHATCLDSWPPIFYMNDVSRAAVRLVHDINRAVGRTVCAYTYDAGPNAVIYYLEKDTELVAGTVKAILGEKAEGWEGPFYTPLKDVTTPGVSLDEVDPRTVESLQDGVSRVILTGVGEGPISVDQHLVSEKGDILSA, translated from the exons ATGGCTGCTCCCGCTGACAGTCAGGTCTTCcgggccaccaccaccgcccctGTTAACATCGCCGTCATCAA GTACTGGGGCAAGCGCGATGCTGTTCTCAACCTTCCTACGAACTCTTCCCTCTCCGTCACCCTTTCGCAGCGTTCCCTCCGCACTCTCACCACCGCTTCCTGCGCTCCTTTTTACCCCGCCAAGGACGAGCTCACCCTGAACGGCAAGCCCCAAGACATCCAATCCTCCAAGCGTACACTTGCTTGTCTGGCCAGCCTTCGCGCTCACCGTCGTGAGCTCGAGGATGCAAACCCCTCGTTGCCCAAGCTGTCCACCTTCCCTCTCCGCATTGTCTCCGAGAACAACttccccaccgccgccgGTCTCGCCAGTTCGGCTGCCGGCTTTGCGGCCCTTGTTCGCGCCGTGGCAGACCTTTACCAGCTGCCCCAGTCGCCCCGTGATCTGAGCCGCATCGCTCGTCAGGGCTCTGGCTCTGCCTGCCGTTCTCTGATGGGTGGTTATGTCGCCTGGCGCGCTGGATCTCTGGAGGATGGAAGCGATAGTTTGGCAGAGGAGGTTGCGCCGCAGTCTCACTGGCCTGAAATGCGTGCCCTCATCCTGGTTGTCAGTGCCGCAAAGAAGGATGTTCCCAGCACTGAGGGTATGCAGACGACCGTCGCTACTTCGAACCTCTTTGCTACCCGGGCGAACACTGTTGTTCCGGAGCGGATGGCTGCCATCGAGACCGCCATTCAGAACCGTGACTTCCCCGCCTTCGCAGAGATCACGATGCGCGACTCCAACGGCTTCCACGCCACTTGCTTGGACTCATGGCCTCCGATCTTCTACATGAACGACGTTTCTCGCGCTGCCGTCAGACTTGTCCATGACATTAACCGCGCCGTCGGCCGGACCGTCTGCGCCTACACCTACGATGCGGGCCCGAACGCTGTCATCTACTACCTTGAGAAGGATACCGAGCTTGTTGCTGGTACCGTCAAGGCTATCCTTGGTGAGAAGGCGGAGGGCTGGGAAGGTCCCTTCTACACGCCTCTGAAGGACGTTACCACCCCCGGCGTGTCcctggatgaggtggacCCCCGCACCGTGGAATCGCTCCAGGATGGTGTGAGCCGTGTGATCCTGACCGGTGTTGGCGAGGGTCCTATCTCGGTGGATCAGCATCTTGTCAGTGAGAAGGGCGACATCCTTTCTGCCTAG